A genomic window from Cloacibacillus evryensis DSM 19522 includes:
- a CDS encoding glycogen synthase, which produces MEKEHEFVLKILHVSPECAPLAKKGGLGDVAGALPKALRKNDIDARVLMPAWPGVLDRARELSALPSRPLGTVSAALNWRSLSAKLWRASIDGLPIYILENDELFANENIYPEEMSAATAEPMIFLSYAAFELSRAARWKPQIIHAHDWPTAIIPSALRWHRHYSSMAGDFDSVYTIHNMAHQGLFQQECLNGWGFLPDSFSALDPASLEFYGLVNLMKGAINTSEAVTTVSPSYSWDIQTHDGGFGLDGVMSTNKSKLRGILNGIDYDVWNPHTDPLLPAHYDVSHRDGKKSCRRALMEGFGWEDDGRPLIIFVGRLTEQKGVDIMLEALERFMPDKIFALIIGSGNEFYNRKLSDFETSHSSSVRTVTAFSEESAHLAYAAGDILLMPSLFEPCGLSQLIAFAYGTIPVARATGGLADTVIDADSSPDGTGFLFTDYSIAELEEALNRALAAKDEPERWSRIVRNAMKEDFSWNSSAKEYAALYRNIISSD; this is translated from the coding sequence ATGGAAAAGGAACATGAATTTGTACTAAAGATCCTGCACGTGTCGCCCGAGTGCGCCCCCCTCGCAAAAAAGGGCGGGCTCGGCGACGTGGCCGGAGCGCTGCCAAAGGCGCTTCGTAAAAACGATATCGACGCGCGCGTGCTGATGCCGGCCTGGCCCGGCGTGCTGGACAGGGCACGGGAGCTCTCCGCGCTGCCCAGCCGCCCGCTGGGGACCGTCTCCGCGGCCCTTAACTGGCGCTCCCTCTCCGCAAAGCTCTGGCGCGCCTCTATCGACGGGCTTCCCATTTACATTCTGGAAAACGACGAGCTGTTCGCGAACGAAAACATCTATCCTGAAGAGATGAGCGCGGCCACCGCCGAGCCGATGATCTTCCTCTCCTACGCGGCCTTTGAACTCTCCCGCGCCGCGCGCTGGAAACCGCAGATCATCCACGCCCATGACTGGCCGACGGCGATAATCCCCAGTGCCCTGCGCTGGCACCGGCACTACTCTTCCATGGCCGGCGACTTCGACAGCGTCTACACGATACACAACATGGCGCATCAGGGCCTCTTCCAGCAGGAATGCCTCAACGGGTGGGGATTCCTTCCAGACTCTTTCTCGGCGCTTGACCCGGCGTCGCTTGAGTTCTACGGGCTCGTCAACCTTATGAAGGGGGCGATAAACACCTCGGAGGCGGTGACGACGGTGAGCCCCAGCTATTCATGGGACATCCAGACGCATGACGGCGGCTTCGGCCTCGACGGCGTGATGTCGACGAACAAGAGCAAGCTGCGCGGGATACTGAACGGCATCGACTACGACGTCTGGAATCCTCACACGGACCCGCTGCTGCCGGCGCATTACGACGTCAGCCACCGGGACGGCAAGAAAAGCTGCCGCCGCGCGCTGATGGAGGGCTTCGGCTGGGAGGACGACGGACGGCCGCTGATCATCTTCGTCGGACGCCTCACGGAACAGAAGGGCGTCGACATCATGCTTGAGGCATTGGAGCGTTTTATGCCCGATAAAATATTCGCCCTCATCATCGGCTCGGGCAACGAATTCTACAACAGGAAGCTCTCCGACTTCGAGACCAGCCATTCCTCTTCGGTGCGAACGGTGACCGCCTTCAGCGAAGAGAGCGCCCACCTCGCGTACGCCGCCGGAGACATCCTGCTGATGCCGTCGCTATTCGAGCCCTGCGGCCTTTCGCAGCTCATCGCCTTCGCCTACGGCACCATCCCGGTCGCGCGCGCCACCGGCGGCCTCGCAGACACCGTCATCGACGCGGACAGTTCGCCGGACGGCACCGGCTTCCTCTTTACCGACTACAGCATCGCGGAGCTCGAGGAGGCGCTGAATCGCGCCCTCGCGGCGAAAGATGAGCCCGAACGGTGGAGCAGGATCGTAAGAAACGCGATGAAGGAGGACTTTTCCTGGAACTCGTCGGCGAAGGAATACGCGGCGCTGTACAGGAATATCATCAGTTCTGATTAA
- a CDS encoding RrF2 family transcriptional regulator, whose amino-acid sequence MAITQKCQYALRAIYELARRQQEGPCKIGAVAEAQNIPVRFLENILSSLKSAGVVDSARGKDGGYFLAKPADAITVGEVIRFIQGPLGPVECGTRMEDDCSLYEDCVFRPLWDKAREALEVVYDGTTFQDLVNQSDNSCHRPDCWCGKRIKN is encoded by the coding sequence ATGGCGATCACACAAAAATGTCAATACGCTTTGAGAGCGATATACGAGCTCGCGCGACGGCAGCAGGAGGGGCCGTGCAAGATCGGCGCGGTCGCCGAGGCTCAGAATATCCCCGTCCGCTTTCTCGAGAATATTCTGAGCAGCCTGAAGAGCGCCGGCGTCGTCGATTCCGCGCGCGGCAAGGACGGCGGATATTTTCTTGCGAAGCCTGCCGATGCGATCACGGTGGGCGAGGTGATACGCTTCATTCAGGGGCCGCTGGGCCCGGTGGAGTGCGGAACGCGCATGGAGGACGACTGCTCGCTTTATGAGGACTGCGTCTTCCGGCCGCTCTGGGACAAGGCAAGGGAGGCCCTTGAGGTCGTCTATGACGGTACGACCTTTCAGGACCTTGTCAATCAGTCAGACAATAGCTGCCACCGGCCCGACTGCTGGTGCGGCAAGAGAATTAAAAATTAA
- the glgC gene encoding glucose-1-phosphate adenylyltransferase, producing MIHGKYGRVLGMVLAGGKGERLMPLTRYRAKPAVPFAAKYRIIDFALSNMVNSGLFSIYCLIQFKSQSLHEHIGKGWQFGSALRGRDFFVNVVPAQMWDGERWYEGTADAIFQNMHLVTLFDADRVCIFAADHVYKMDVEQMLAYHMDNNADITVAAYVVPSSEASQFGCIATDAEGRIIDFVEKPAVPPEIPGRPGYSFVSMGNYIFEREILEESVLSDNERKDSSHDFGRDILPMLFKGYKLMAYDFSTNKLPGDDRPYWKDVGSIKAYWEAHMDLLRHPSALSLYNQQWPIRTVSYSDPPGFTYPANDHSCSVDGCLRAEASRVLGAYVRKSVLSRNCVINSGSVIEETIIGQNVHIGENCRLRRVIVDAHNVIPNGTSIGFDPVADTERYHVDPSSGLVVVGMPKIQLRKKLQIPGAYENMFTADGAGF from the coding sequence ATGATTCACGGAAAATACGGACGCGTACTCGGAATGGTCCTTGCGGGAGGAAAGGGAGAACGACTGATGCCTCTGACGAGGTACAGGGCGAAGCCCGCCGTACCCTTCGCCGCAAAATACCGCATAATAGATTTCGCACTTTCAAACATGGTGAACAGCGGGCTCTTTTCGATATATTGCCTCATACAGTTCAAGAGCCAGTCCCTCCATGAACACATCGGCAAAGGGTGGCAGTTCGGCAGCGCGCTGCGCGGACGCGACTTCTTCGTCAACGTCGTCCCCGCCCAGATGTGGGACGGCGAACGCTGGTACGAGGGCACGGCGGACGCCATCTTCCAGAACATGCACCTTGTGACGCTCTTCGACGCCGACCGCGTCTGCATCTTCGCGGCGGACCACGTCTACAAGATGGATGTGGAACAGATGCTGGCCTATCACATGGATAATAACGCCGACATTACGGTGGCGGCCTATGTCGTCCCCTCATCGGAGGCAAGTCAGTTCGGCTGCATCGCCACCGACGCGGAGGGGCGCATCATAGATTTCGTAGAAAAACCGGCCGTCCCGCCGGAGATTCCCGGACGTCCCGGCTACAGCTTCGTCTCTATGGGAAACTACATCTTTGAGCGCGAGATACTCGAAGAATCGGTGCTCTCGGACAACGAGCGCAAGGACAGCAGCCATGATTTCGGACGGGACATCCTGCCGATGCTCTTCAAGGGCTACAAACTGATGGCCTATGATTTCTCGACCAACAAGCTGCCCGGCGACGACCGCCCCTACTGGAAAGACGTGGGAAGCATCAAAGCCTACTGGGAGGCCCACATGGACCTGCTGCGCCACCCATCGGCGCTCTCGCTCTACAACCAGCAATGGCCCATCAGGACCGTCTCCTACTCCGATCCGCCCGGATTCACCTACCCGGCTAACGATCACTCCTGCTCCGTCGACGGCTGCCTGCGCGCCGAAGCGAGCCGCGTGCTCGGCGCGTACGTACGCAAAAGCGTGCTGTCGCGCAACTGCGTGATCAACTCCGGCTCCGTCATCGAAGAGACGATCATCGGGCAGAACGTCCATATCGGGGAAAACTGCCGCCTGCGCCGCGTGATCGTTGACGCGCACAACGTCATCCCCAACGGCACCTCGATAGGCTTCGACCCCGTAGCCGACACCGAGCGGTATCATGTGGACCCGTCCTCCGGCCTCGTCGTCGTAGGAATGCCGAAGATACAGCTGCGTAAGAAACTTCAGATCCCCGGCGCATACGAAAACATGTTCACCGCCGACGGCGCCGGGTTCTAG
- the glgP gene encoding alpha-glucan family phosphorylase — MINIAIHGHFYQPPREDPWTGTIPRDPTASPAHDWNERVCSECYLPNSCARILGTDGRIKTEINNYAKLSFNFGPTLHRWIEAHSPSLNKTLIESQSRAIAQAYNHVIMPLASERDRLTQTVWGTEDFKYRFGRAPKGMWLPETAVDIPTLETLAACGVEFTILAPHQCKAVIVDGSPILTSRGANLDVTRPYRCELPSGRSITIIFYHAGLAQGIAFGGLLNNGDLFKDAAVRSAAEGEDRLLVTATDGESYGHHHKFGEMALARMFEQMELDERINLPSIEGFLAEHPPTASCIIEENTSWSCAHGVERWQSDCGCHTGGEPGWNQKWRGPLREAFDNLAAKTDELFEEKISVYGDPWKLRNEAVDLYKCGLAPSAEERAERRRAFVTERFGDLSEKVSERIAGLIEMERMRMFAYTSCAWFFNDVAGVETRQVISYALRAAQIAEESSGRDFIRPLLEDLRKARGNTRERPTAAAVAIRDIMPRMREQSDMKTKGEQNTDGSEKMNGMNYGTNLANSLLATLEHDPAFRNTAYFSMEIALMPEIPTYSGGLGVLAGDILKSASDLGVPMVAMTLLYKKGYFAQKINREGRQTEYPVEWNPRDFMTQLPNRVTITMNGRPVTVGAWCYMLIGQTEHPLPIYFLDTDLPENLPEDRLLTAELYGGDNKYRLCQELILGICGLRLLRDMGYRNISTFHLNEGHAGFLTLELLREQGYGDIEKVRNQVIFTTHTPVAAGHDFFSYDLIDEVMDGDVAQILRQHIGGNGLSMTDLALKLSRYVNGVSHKHALVSRAMFGNESIDWITNGVHSTTWTSPSFANLYDARIPGWRNDPSRLMQALHIPDEEIWKAHQAAKMKLLAFVLEETGQQLDPDVLTIGFARRAATYKRADLVFSDIRRLVEIGKGKVQFVFSGKAHPHDEPGKDILQKINRIAKELGAELPVVFIENYNMGPAKFITSGVDIWLNTPIRPREASGTSGMKCVHNGVMNFSVLDGWWIEGCIEGRTGWAIGPEPTENGMVEYNEAEDAVDLYNKLEEKIIPAYYTDRKRWIGMMKFAIAVNASYFNTHRVVHEYCEKAYGTVFRGH; from the coding sequence TTGATAAACATCGCGATTCACGGACATTTTTATCAGCCTCCGCGTGAAGACCCATGGACGGGAACGATCCCGCGGGACCCAACCGCCAGTCCGGCGCACGATTGGAACGAACGCGTCTGTTCCGAGTGCTATCTGCCAAACAGCTGCGCAAGGATACTTGGAACGGACGGACGCATAAAAACGGAGATCAACAATTACGCAAAACTGAGCTTCAATTTTGGCCCCACGCTTCACCGATGGATAGAGGCACATTCTCCGTCTCTCAATAAGACACTGATAGAATCACAATCAAGGGCGATCGCCCAGGCCTACAACCATGTAATAATGCCGCTCGCCTCGGAGCGTGACCGGCTGACGCAGACGGTCTGGGGAACCGAGGATTTCAAATACCGTTTCGGGCGCGCGCCAAAGGGCATGTGGCTGCCGGAGACGGCCGTCGATATTCCCACGCTGGAGACGCTTGCGGCCTGCGGCGTGGAGTTTACGATACTCGCCCCGCACCAGTGCAAGGCGGTGATCGTCGACGGCAGCCCCATACTGACCTCGCGAGGGGCAAACCTCGACGTCACGCGCCCGTACCGCTGTGAATTGCCCTCCGGCCGCTCTATCACGATAATTTTCTATCACGCCGGATTGGCGCAGGGCATCGCCTTCGGCGGGCTGCTGAACAACGGTGACCTTTTCAAAGACGCCGCCGTGCGCTCCGCGGCGGAGGGCGAGGACCGCCTGCTCGTGACGGCGACCGACGGAGAGAGTTACGGGCATCATCACAAATTCGGAGAGATGGCCCTCGCGCGAATGTTCGAACAGATGGAGCTGGACGAGAGGATAAACCTGCCATCTATAGAAGGATTCCTCGCCGAACATCCGCCCACGGCGAGCTGCATAATCGAAGAAAATACCTCCTGGTCCTGCGCGCATGGCGTCGAACGGTGGCAGAGCGACTGCGGCTGCCACACGGGAGGAGAACCGGGCTGGAACCAGAAATGGCGGGGACCGCTGCGGGAGGCGTTCGACAACCTCGCCGCCAAAACCGACGAACTTTTTGAGGAAAAGATCTCAGTCTACGGCGATCCCTGGAAGCTGCGCAACGAGGCCGTCGACCTCTATAAATGCGGGCTCGCGCCCAGCGCGGAGGAGAGGGCGGAACGAAGGAGGGCCTTCGTCACGGAGAGATTCGGCGATCTGTCGGAAAAGGTATCGGAGAGGATCGCCGGCCTGATCGAGATGGAACGTATGCGCATGTTCGCCTACACCTCGTGCGCCTGGTTCTTCAACGACGTCGCCGGCGTCGAAACGAGGCAGGTCATATCATACGCCCTCCGCGCCGCTCAGATCGCGGAGGAATCCTCGGGCAGGGATTTCATCAGGCCGCTGCTCGAAGACCTCAGAAAGGCGCGCGGCAACACGAGGGAACGCCCCACCGCCGCGGCGGTAGCGATACGCGACATCATGCCGCGCATGAGGGAACAGTCGGACATGAAAACAAAAGGCGAACAGAATACAGACGGATCGGAGAAGATGAACGGAATGAATTACGGAACGAACCTTGCAAACTCGCTGCTGGCGACGCTTGAACACGACCCGGCTTTCAGGAATACAGCCTATTTCTCGATGGAGATCGCGCTCATGCCGGAGATACCGACCTATTCGGGCGGGCTCGGCGTGCTCGCGGGCGATATTTTAAAGAGCGCCTCGGACCTCGGGGTGCCGATGGTGGCGATGACGCTGCTTTACAAAAAGGGTTATTTCGCCCAGAAGATCAACCGGGAGGGACGGCAGACCGAATATCCGGTCGAGTGGAATCCGCGTGACTTCATGACGCAGCTGCCGAACCGCGTGACGATCACGATGAACGGGCGTCCGGTTACTGTGGGCGCCTGGTGCTATATGCTGATAGGGCAGACGGAGCACCCGCTGCCGATCTATTTCCTCGACACGGACCTGCCGGAGAACCTTCCGGAAGACCGCCTGCTGACGGCGGAGCTATACGGCGGCGACAACAAATACCGCCTCTGCCAGGAGCTGATACTCGGCATCTGCGGTCTGCGCCTGCTGCGCGACATGGGTTACCGTAATATTTCGACCTTCCACCTCAACGAGGGGCACGCCGGCTTCCTCACGCTCGAACTTCTGCGCGAACAGGGCTACGGCGACATCGAAAAGGTGAGGAACCAGGTCATATTCACCACGCATACGCCGGTGGCGGCCGGGCACGATTTCTTCTCCTACGACCTCATAGACGAGGTGATGGACGGCGACGTGGCCCAGATACTGCGCCAGCACATCGGCGGCAACGGCCTTTCGATGACGGATCTCGCGCTCAAGCTCTCCCGCTATGTCAACGGCGTGTCGCACAAACATGCGCTCGTCAGCCGCGCGATGTTCGGCAACGAGTCGATCGACTGGATAACCAACGGCGTCCACTCGACGACCTGGACCTCGCCGAGTTTCGCAAACCTTTATGACGCCCGCATCCCCGGCTGGCGAAACGACCCCTCGCGGCTGATGCAGGCCCTGCATATCCCGGATGAGGAGATATGGAAGGCCCATCAGGCGGCAAAGATGAAGCTGCTTGCTTTCGTGCTCGAAGAGACGGGACAGCAGCTCGACCCCGACGTGCTGACGATCGGCTTCGCGCGCCGCGCCGCGACCTACAAAAGGGCTGACCTCGTATTCAGCGATATCCGGCGTTTGGTGGAGATCGGCAAGGGCAAGGTGCAGTTCGTCTTCTCCGGCAAGGCGCATCCGCACGACGAACCGGGAAAGGACATCCTTCAAAAGATAAACAGGATCGCGAAGGAGCTCGGCGCGGAGCTTCCGGTGGTCTTCATCGAAAATTACAACATGGGCCCCGCGAAGTTCATCACCTCCGGCGTCGACATCTGGCTCAACACACCGATACGTCCGCGCGAAGCCTCCGGCACGAGCGGCATGAAGTGCGTCCATAACGGCGTCATGAACTTCTCCGTCCTCGACGGCTGGTGGATAGAGGGCTGCATCGAGGGCAGGACCGGATGGGCGATCGGGCCGGAGCCTACGGAGAACGGAATGGTGGAGTATAATGAGGCGGAAGACGCCGTGGACCTCTATAATAAGCTGGAAGAGAAGATCATTCCCGCCTATTACACCGACCGCAAACGGTGGATAGGCATGATGAAATTCGCAATAGCTGTGAACGCAAGCTACTTTAATACGCATAGGGTGGTGCACGAATATTGTGAAAAGGCTTATGGTACCGTATTCCGCGGACATTAA